From a region of the Candidatus Eremiobacterota bacterium genome:
- a CDS encoding TlyA family RNA methyltransferase — MKGKRRLDSLLLEKGLCESRHLAQSLIFEGRVKVNGIAVTKAGTQVPADSDLVIEGPRRLYVSRGGLKLEHALRSFAVSSQGALALDIGASTGGFTDCLLKAGALKVWSVDVGKGQLDYSLRNNPAVVSLEGVNARYLERSQVPGKVNIVTVDVSFISLELLFARLREFLLPGGAMIVLVKPQFEAGKGRAKKGVIRDPSLHREVLLKVIARAEAAGLFTAGATYSPLKGPAGNTEFFLHLEAEKPAQGADHDIIVSRVLDETMLYYGKKGGDHTHEKDLHC, encoded by the coding sequence ATGAAAGGGAAAAGACGGCTTGACTCACTTCTCCTGGAGAAGGGCCTCTGCGAATCACGCCACCTGGCCCAGAGCCTCATCTTTGAAGGGAGAGTGAAGGTGAACGGCATAGCGGTCACCAAGGCCGGGACACAGGTTCCTGCCGATTCTGATCTCGTCATCGAGGGGCCGCGGCGCCTATACGTGAGCCGGGGCGGCCTGAAGCTGGAGCATGCCCTGAGGTCATTTGCAGTCTCCTCCCAGGGTGCTCTTGCCCTGGATATCGGTGCGTCAACAGGAGGATTTACCGACTGCCTTCTCAAGGCCGGGGCTCTCAAGGTCTGGAGCGTCGATGTGGGGAAAGGGCAGCTTGATTACTCCCTGAGGAACAATCCCGCCGTGGTCTCACTCGAAGGTGTCAATGCCCGATATCTGGAGAGATCTCAAGTTCCCGGGAAAGTGAACATTGTCACTGTTGATGTGTCTTTCATCTCGCTGGAGCTGCTTTTCGCAAGACTCAGGGAGTTTCTTCTACCGGGCGGAGCGATGATAGTCCTTGTCAAGCCGCAGTTTGAGGCGGGAAAAGGCAGGGCAAAGAAGGGCGTCATAAGGGATCCTTCGCTCCACAGGGAAGTGCTCCTCAAGGTGATAGCCCGCGCTGAAGCCGCGGGGCTTTTCACCGCGGGGGCGACTTACTCGCCGCTCAAGGGACCGGCGGGAAACACGGAGTTCTTTCTGCATCTGGAAGCGGAAAAGCCCGCTCAAGGAGCGGATCACGATATCATAGTCTCCAGGGTGCTTGACGAGACAATGCTCTATTACGGGAAGAAAGGTGGGGACCATACCCATGAGAAAGATCTTCATTGTTGA
- the dxs gene encoding 1-deoxy-D-xylulose-5-phosphate synthase: MGRILDLISSPSELKKLGIPELRELAGELRSEIISTISKVGGHLASSLGVVELTIALHYVFDMPRDKIIWDVGHQCYAHKLLTGRREVFSSIRQHCGISGFPRKSESDFDSFGTGHASTSISAALGIAVARDLRKEKFDVISVIGDGAMTGGMAFEALNNAGSVNTDLIVVLNDNEMSISRNVGALAGHLAHVRMNPGLLRVRKELRKIVRSIPRIGPDMLKAAEQIEDHLTYLVVPGVIFEALGFAYLGPFDGHNLDQLINVLEKAKHIEGNKLIHVITKKGKGYPPAEKDATKFHGANPFDIDTGDTNGTSKVYTYTEIFGSTLVELARENEKIAAITAAMPDGTGLIDFAREFPARFFDVGIAEQHAVTFAAALASEGFIPFVAIYSTFLQRAFDQIIHDVCLQNLHVVFIVDRAGIVGEDGSTHQGIFDLSYLRMIPNIVIMAPKDENELRSMMKTAIDHNGPVAIRYPRGKAVGVPLDEKVAPLEIGKGEVIREGEDIVLFALGSMVYPSILAAEKLAANGISATVVNARFVKPLDEALLVGIARKMRRVFTVEENVASGGFGTAVAELMQRSGCENVGVSIIGLPDCFIEHASQGILREKLGMTPEGITQSVLGSLQVTL, from the coding sequence ATGGGAAGAATTCTTGATCTCATCAGTTCCCCCAGCGAGCTGAAAAAACTGGGTATACCAGAGCTCAGGGAGCTTGCCGGGGAGTTGAGGAGCGAGATAATCTCCACGATATCAAAGGTGGGTGGGCACCTTGCCTCAAGCCTTGGCGTGGTGGAGCTCACTATCGCGCTTCATTACGTCTTTGACATGCCCAGGGACAAAATAATCTGGGATGTAGGCCATCAGTGCTATGCTCATAAGCTCCTCACGGGGAGAAGAGAGGTCTTTTCTTCCATAAGGCAGCACTGCGGCATCAGCGGCTTCCCCAGGAAATCTGAAAGCGATTTCGACTCGTTCGGAACGGGTCATGCGAGCACCTCTATCTCGGCGGCCCTTGGGATTGCCGTGGCAAGGGATCTCAGGAAAGAGAAATTTGACGTCATATCAGTGATAGGCGACGGGGCAATGACGGGGGGTATGGCCTTTGAAGCCCTCAACAACGCGGGATCGGTGAATACAGACCTGATAGTGGTCCTCAACGACAACGAGATGTCCATCTCCAGGAACGTGGGAGCCCTCGCAGGCCACCTGGCGCACGTCAGGATGAATCCCGGCCTGCTGAGAGTGAGAAAGGAGCTCCGCAAGATAGTGCGGAGCATCCCCAGGATAGGCCCCGACATGCTGAAAGCTGCTGAGCAGATAGAGGATCATCTCACCTACCTCGTGGTGCCGGGAGTCATCTTCGAGGCCCTGGGCTTCGCCTATCTCGGCCCCTTTGACGGCCACAACCTCGATCAGCTCATCAATGTCCTCGAAAAGGCCAAGCATATTGAAGGGAACAAGCTTATCCATGTCATCACGAAAAAGGGGAAGGGCTACCCCCCTGCGGAAAAGGATGCCACAAAGTTCCATGGCGCCAATCCCTTCGATATCGATACGGGCGACACAAACGGAACGAGCAAGGTCTATACGTACACCGAAATCTTTGGAAGCACCCTCGTGGAGCTTGCCCGTGAAAATGAAAAGATAGCGGCCATCACGGCGGCTATGCCCGACGGGACAGGCCTCATTGACTTCGCCAGGGAGTTCCCCGCAAGATTTTTTGACGTGGGAATTGCCGAGCAGCATGCCGTCACTTTCGCCGCAGCGCTTGCCTCGGAGGGCTTCATACCCTTTGTCGCCATCTATTCAACTTTTCTCCAGAGGGCCTTTGACCAGATCATCCATGATGTATGCCTCCAGAATCTCCATGTGGTCTTTATCGTAGACAGGGCAGGCATTGTAGGAGAGGACGGATCGACGCACCAGGGCATATTCGATCTCTCGTACCTGCGCATGATCCCCAATATCGTCATAATGGCTCCCAAGGATGAAAATGAGCTCCGCTCCATGATGAAGACGGCCATTGACCATAATGGCCCCGTAGCCATAAGATACCCCAGGGGAAAAGCCGTCGGGGTGCCGCTGGACGAGAAGGTTGCCCCCCTGGAGATTGGAAAGGGAGAAGTCATAAGGGAGGGCGAAGACATTGTGCTCTTTGCCCTGGGAAGCATGGTGTACCCCAGTATTCTTGCCGCGGAAAAGCTTGCCGCAAACGGCATCTCCGCCACCGTCGTGAATGCCCGCTTTGTGAAGCCCCTTGACGAAGCCCTCCTTGTGGGAATTGCAAGGAAGATGAGGCGCGTCTTTACCGTAGAGGAAAATGTGGCTTCAGGAGGCTTCGGCACTGCTGTCGCCGAGCTCATGCAGCGCAGCGGATGCGAGAATGTCGGCGTCTCAATCATCGGCCTTCCCGACTGCTTTATTGAGCATGCCTCCCAGGGTATACTGAGGGAAAAGCTCGGCATGACGCCTGAAGGGATTACGCAGAGCGTCCTCGGAAGCCTGCAGGTCACCCTATGA
- a CDS encoding polyprenyl synthetase family protein: MTSDLEQYFLEKSALVNRALESYFPAAAGGLSEVMAYSVLSPGKRFRPALMIAAAESLGLDASEAMAPACAMECIHCFSLIHDDLPSMDNDDFRRGKPSCHRRFGEAPALLAGDALMLRAFEIIAEWGTGDPRKALGIIGELSGASGSAGMTGGQYLEYCQKEKTLDRETLLEIHRQKTGALITVSLRIGVLIAGGGAGDMEALTGYGKAIGLLFQIRDDIIDAGHRREAISFPALYGVEGAQAFAEETAKQALGSLASFTGRRERFEAIVQYLLLRKR, translated from the coding sequence ATGACGAGTGACCTGGAGCAGTACTTCCTGGAAAAATCGGCGCTGGTGAACAGGGCCCTTGAAAGCTATTTTCCCGCGGCCGCGGGGGGGCTCTCAGAGGTGATGGCTTACAGTGTCCTCTCGCCGGGAAAGAGGTTCAGGCCTGCGCTGATGATTGCAGCCGCCGAATCTCTCGGCCTCGATGCCTCCGAAGCCATGGCGCCGGCCTGCGCCATGGAGTGCATTCACTGCTTCTCGCTGATCCATGATGACCTTCCCTCGATGGACAACGATGACTTCCGCCGCGGAAAGCCTTCATGCCACAGGAGATTCGGCGAGGCCCCGGCGCTGCTGGCCGGTGATGCTCTGATGCTCAGGGCTTTCGAGATAATCGCAGAATGGGGCACAGGCGATCCCCGGAAGGCCCTGGGAATTATAGGGGAGCTCTCGGGCGCCTCGGGCTCTGCGGGGATGACAGGAGGGCAGTATCTCGAATATTGCCAGAAGGAGAAAACTCTTGACAGGGAGACTCTCCTGGAGATTCACCGTCAGAAAACAGGCGCCCTCATCACTGTCTCCCTGAGGATAGGCGTCCTGATAGCAGGGGGCGGTGCAGGCGACATGGAAGCCCTTACCGGTTATGGGAAAGCCATAGGGCTGCTCTTTCAGATCCGGGATGACATAATAGATGCAGGGCACAGGCGGGAGGCCATATCCTTCCCTGCCCTTTACGGGGTCGAAGGTGCCCAGGCCTTTGCTGAAGAGACTGCAAAGCAGGCCCTCGGCTCCCTTGCCTCCTTTACGGGCAGGAGAGAGCGCTTCGAGGCGATAGTGCAGTACCTGCTGCTCAGGAAGAGATAG
- the xseB gene encoding exodeoxyribonuclease VII small subunit, translating into MKKDLSRIPYDRLYEQLEEIVEKMEKGDLELEQALLQYEQGVTLYRECEKRLKEAESRLLVLKGEKEGVAALEPFSLDEEEERDDE; encoded by the coding sequence ATGAAAAAGGACCTGAGCAGGATACCTTATGACAGGCTTTACGAGCAGCTTGAAGAGATCGTGGAGAAGATGGAAAAAGGCGACCTGGAGCTTGAGCAGGCCCTCCTGCAGTATGAGCAGGGCGTGACCCTTTACAGGGAGTGCGAGAAGCGCCTGAAGGAGGCGGAGTCAAGGCTCCTGGTACTGAAGGGAGAAAAGGAGGGCGTTGCGGCCCTGGAGCCATTTTCCCTTGATGAAGAGGAAGAACGAGATGACGAGTGA
- the xseA gene encoding exodeoxyribonuclease VII large subunit, whose translation MDIFTVQEITSYLKDVLESDDVLADLSVSGEISNFSESLAGHCYFTLKDPHAQLRCVFFKGARARIRLPLREGMKIVARGRISVYEKQGQYQLIVEHAKKEGQGELYEQFLKLRKKLEDEGLFDEARKSAIPPHAVTVGVVTSPYGAALRDIVTTLKKRSSVTIVLSPALVQGADAPGSLIAALKRLEKVPSIDLIIIGRGGGSFEELNAFNDEALARAVYACPVPVISAVGHETDFTICDMVADHRAPTPTAAAVAAVPDSRELSLRMKSLMKTLGRSLDKTLKGSRIRLKSLQLRLEGRHPKRHLERLAQNLDMLYARGTRALTSMLTLRKSRLLAGREILEAYNPRHVIERGYCIAYKMPREELVKKTSQVAPEDKVRLVVGDGSILARVMEARKDQAGKAGGLS comes from the coding sequence GTGGACATATTTACCGTTCAGGAAATCACATCCTATCTCAAGGATGTGCTCGAGTCAGATGACGTGCTCGCCGATCTCTCCGTGAGTGGAGAAATCTCAAATTTCAGCGAATCCCTCGCAGGTCACTGCTATTTTACCCTCAAGGATCCCCATGCGCAGCTTCGCTGCGTGTTTTTCAAAGGCGCCCGCGCCAGGATCAGGCTCCCTCTCCGCGAGGGTATGAAAATAGTGGCCAGGGGAAGGATCTCTGTCTATGAAAAGCAGGGCCAGTACCAGCTCATTGTGGAGCACGCGAAAAAGGAAGGGCAGGGCGAGCTCTACGAGCAGTTCCTGAAGCTCAGGAAAAAGCTCGAAGACGAGGGGCTTTTTGATGAAGCCCGCAAATCGGCCATCCCTCCCCACGCGGTGACAGTGGGCGTCGTGACCTCGCCGTACGGTGCCGCCCTGAGAGACATCGTCACCACCTTGAAAAAAAGGAGCAGCGTCACCATCGTCCTCTCCCCTGCCCTTGTCCAGGGCGCTGATGCGCCCGGGAGCCTCATCGCAGCACTGAAGCGTCTGGAGAAAGTCCCCTCGATTGACCTGATTATCATAGGCCGCGGAGGAGGCTCCTTCGAAGAGCTCAACGCTTTCAACGACGAGGCGCTGGCCCGTGCCGTATATGCCTGCCCCGTGCCTGTCATCTCCGCGGTCGGCCACGAGACTGATTTCACCATCTGCGACATGGTCGCTGATCACAGGGCGCCAACGCCCACTGCGGCGGCTGTAGCAGCAGTTCCTGACTCCCGCGAGCTGTCGCTCCGCATGAAAAGCCTCATGAAAACCCTGGGCAGGTCTCTTGATAAGACATTGAAGGGCTCGCGCATCAGGCTGAAAAGCCTTCAGCTCCGCCTGGAAGGAAGGCATCCGAAGCGCCACCTCGAGAGACTTGCGCAGAACCTGGACATGCTCTACGCAAGGGGAACCAGAGCTCTCACCTCCATGCTTACCCTCAGGAAAAGCAGGCTCCTGGCAGGCAGGGAGATACTGGAAGCCTATAATCCCCGCCATGTCATCGAGAGGGGCTACTGCATCGCCTACAAGATGCCCCGGGAGGAGCTGGTCAAAAAGACCTCACAGGTGGCGCCTGAAGACAAGGTGAGGCTTGTGGTGGGAGACGGCTCAATCCTGGCAAGGGTTATGGAAGCAAGAAAAGATCAAGCCGGCAAGGCGGGGGGACTCTCATGA
- a CDS encoding DUF885 domain-containing protein, with the protein MADFKETVEQYFRKSLELSPVWGSDLGLEEYDDLLPEGGKKQQERSIALSESFLRDVKAFPESDLSFDERIDRECLIDVLEMDLFSEKHIKLDKGYPRGPARVGSALYTLISRDSTPFEGRLRSIISRLEKIPRYLEETRELVEKPVWIWTEIGIESCHRMKGYIDFIEEMAKALIKNDGLLRELHGNAVKVRDAFKAYEQWLSTDILPKAGPDYAIGEEKFAALMAMRKLGYTPGEILAIGEDYVKSINDTMKSIARQIDGTATVEEILKGIRGKGPTNFEQVLNDVKKVMREAREFVKESSFATLPENEILDVQETPIFMRHFIPFAAYSSPGKFDKIQKGIYMITPVEGNNERLKEFCSEDMVNTSVHEGYPGHHLQLCCSNTNPQTARIFAHAFEFIEGWAHYCEDAAAEAGFKNTPEGSLIRYKDMLWRAWRIIIDIKLSSGQMSFEDAIATLVNEVGMEEVGAMAEVKRYTYTPGYQLSYLMGKHMLKALKTRIKATFPRQFSDRRFHDILLYSGNLPIYLMEKVMKEKMGEKDSAASLPAGPR; encoded by the coding sequence ATGGCCGATTTCAAAGAGACCGTGGAACAGTACTTCAGGAAATCCCTCGAGCTGTCACCTGTCTGGGGAAGCGACCTGGGTCTCGAGGAGTATGACGATCTCCTCCCCGAGGGAGGGAAAAAGCAGCAGGAGCGGTCAATAGCTCTTTCCGAGTCCTTTCTGAGGGACGTGAAAGCCTTTCCCGAAAGCGACCTCTCCTTTGACGAGAGAATTGACAGGGAATGCCTGATAGATGTCCTTGAGATGGATCTCTTCTCCGAAAAGCATATCAAGCTTGACAAGGGCTACCCCAGGGGCCCCGCCAGGGTGGGATCGGCACTCTACACCCTTATCTCCCGCGATTCGACGCCCTTCGAGGGGCGCCTCAGGAGCATCATTTCGAGGCTTGAGAAGATCCCCCGCTATCTCGAGGAGACCAGGGAGCTCGTGGAAAAGCCCGTGTGGATATGGACCGAGATAGGCATCGAATCATGCCACCGCATGAAGGGCTATATTGATTTTATTGAGGAGATGGCCAAGGCCCTCATAAAGAATGACGGCCTTCTCAGGGAGCTTCATGGAAACGCCGTCAAGGTGAGGGATGCCTTCAAGGCTTATGAGCAATGGCTTTCAACGGATATTCTCCCAAAAGCAGGCCCGGACTATGCCATCGGCGAGGAAAAGTTCGCGGCTCTGATGGCGATGAGGAAGCTGGGTTACACCCCCGGGGAGATACTGGCCATCGGTGAGGATTACGTGAAATCCATCAATGACACCATGAAATCCATTGCACGGCAGATTGACGGCACAGCCACCGTCGAGGAGATACTGAAAGGCATCAGGGGAAAAGGCCCCACGAATTTCGAGCAGGTCCTCAACGACGTCAAGAAGGTGATGCGCGAAGCCCGCGAGTTTGTGAAGGAAAGCAGCTTTGCCACCCTCCCGGAGAACGAGATCCTGGATGTCCAGGAGACTCCCATCTTCATGCGCCATTTTATCCCCTTTGCCGCCTATTCCTCGCCGGGCAAGTTTGACAAGATACAGAAGGGGATCTACATGATAACACCGGTGGAAGGCAACAACGAAAGGCTCAAGGAGTTCTGCAGCGAGGACATGGTGAACACCTCGGTCCATGAAGGCTACCCGGGCCACCACCTGCAGCTCTGCTGCTCCAACACCAACCCCCAGACGGCGAGGATCTTCGCCCACGCCTTCGAGTTCATCGAGGGCTGGGCCCATTACTGTGAAGATGCCGCGGCAGAGGCGGGATTTAAAAACACCCCTGAAGGCAGCCTCATCCGTTACAAGGACATGCTCTGGAGGGCCTGGAGGATCATAATTGACATCAAGCTCTCGAGCGGCCAGATGTCCTTTGAGGATGCCATAGCGACGCTGGTCAATGAGGTAGGCATGGAAGAAGTTGGCGCTATGGCGGAAGTGAAGCGCTACACCTACACTCCGGGTTACCAGCTCAGCTACCTGATGGGCAAGCACATGCTCAAGGCCCTCAAGACAAGGATAAAGGCAACATTCCCCCGTCAGTTCTCCGACAGGAGGTTCCATGACATTCTTCTCTACTCGGGCAATCTTCCCATTTACCTGATGGAGAAGGTGATGAAAGAGAAGATGGGGGAGAAGGACAGCGCTGCGAGCCTCCCTGCAGGTCCCCGGTAG
- the aroQ gene encoding type II 3-dehydroquinate dehydratase: protein MKALVIHGPNLNLLGSREPHIYGTLTLDSLNEQIRSWALARHLQVTFFQSNHEGALIDRLHEGAGTSDFIVLNPGAFTHYSYAIRDAVASIGIPVIEVHLSNIHSREEFRARSVIAPVCRAQISGAGSMSYMLGMMAGMHFAGGALHDGTEKEK, encoded by the coding sequence ATGAAAGCCCTGGTGATCCATGGCCCCAATCTGAACCTGCTGGGCTCAAGGGAGCCCCATATTTACGGGACTCTCACCCTGGACAGCCTCAATGAACAGATCAGGTCCTGGGCTCTGGCCCGTCACCTGCAAGTGACATTTTTCCAGTCAAACCACGAGGGCGCCCTTATCGACAGGCTCCACGAAGGGGCAGGCACCTCTGATTTCATCGTCCTGAACCCGGGGGCCTTCACCCATTACAGTTATGCGATACGTGACGCCGTGGCATCCATCGGCATCCCCGTCATCGAGGTGCATCTATCCAACATTCACTCCCGCGAGGAGTTCAGGGCCCGCTCGGTCATTGCGCCCGTGTGCCGGGCACAGATATCAGGGGCGGGCTCCATGAGCTACATGCTGGGAATGATGGCAGGGATGCACTTTGCCGGCGGCGCTCTCCACGATGGCACGGAGAAGGAAAAATGA
- the truB gene encoding tRNA pseudouridine(55) synthase TruB, protein MNGFLNVLKPPGMTSHDVVAYLRRTLAIKKVGHLGTLDPGAAGVLPVALGFATRLAEHVPSEPKGYRAELQFGLVSDSYDAFGAITETGSPECPDFSLLESSLCSFRGIIEQRPPMASSVRVQGRHLYEYYREGLAREAPLRKVKVSSLKIVSYSPPRLIIDVECGEGTYVRSLCHDIGQTLGCGAILTFLVRWQSGIFRIENAMTPGELAEGFQENRLGHFLVPPGQALQHMPVVRLDEGDMLRVLKGAALRLEKRHGPLPQGGERLRLELPDGTLAALGEVLLQGVPMLKPVKVFLEGRGDGDDKSTLR, encoded by the coding sequence TTGAACGGTTTTCTCAACGTGCTCAAGCCGCCGGGAATGACCTCCCACGACGTGGTGGCATATCTCAGGAGGACACTTGCGATAAAGAAGGTGGGCCACCTGGGCACCCTTGATCCTGGGGCGGCAGGCGTGCTCCCTGTGGCGCTGGGCTTTGCGACCAGGCTCGCGGAGCATGTTCCCTCTGAGCCCAAGGGCTACAGGGCAGAGCTGCAGTTCGGCCTGGTCTCCGATTCATACGATGCCTTCGGCGCCATCACGGAAACAGGGAGCCCTGAGTGCCCTGATTTTTCCCTGCTTGAGTCATCACTTTGCTCCTTCAGGGGTATCATCGAGCAGAGGCCGCCGATGGCTTCCAGCGTCAGGGTGCAGGGGAGGCACCTCTACGAGTATTACAGGGAAGGCCTCGCCAGGGAGGCACCTCTCAGGAAGGTGAAGGTCAGCTCCCTTAAGATAGTCTCCTACAGCCCACCCCGTCTCATCATTGACGTGGAGTGCGGAGAAGGCACTTACGTGAGGAGCCTCTGCCATGACATAGGGCAGACACTGGGCTGCGGAGCCATCCTGACGTTCCTGGTGAGGTGGCAGAGCGGCATTTTCAGGATTGAAAATGCAATGACTCCCGGAGAGCTTGCGGAAGGGTTCCAGGAAAACAGGCTCGGGCACTTTCTTGTGCCGCCCGGACAGGCCCTTCAGCATATGCCGGTAGTGAGGCTCGACGAAGGCGATATGCTCCGTGTCCTGAAAGGAGCAGCCTTAAGGCTTGAAAAGCGCCACGGTCCACTTCCTCAGGGAGGGGAGCGCCTGCGGCTCGAGCTTCCAGACGGCACCCTTGCAGCCCTGGGGGAAGTGCTCCTCCAGGGAGTGCCCATGCTGAAACCGGTGAAAGTATTCCTTGAAGGAAGGGGTGATGGTGATGATAAAAGCACGCTACGCTGA
- the amrS gene encoding AmmeMemoRadiSam system radical SAM enzyme, which yields MVMIKARYAEEIEGTSDVRCLLCPQACIVNEGRSGRCRVRLNKEGTLYSLIGDRCASVNLDPIEKKPLYHFHPGSRILSFGTFGCNFSCEFCQNWTLSHPDKKYLTCEGIERATDLVTPESALEIALRTKDKGNIGISFTYNEPSIWFEFVLETSRLLRSHGLKSVLVSNGSLNEGPLDELLPYIDAANIDIKSINPSFYRKYCKAELEPVLAYCRKAKDHMLLEITNLLITSLNDSREDLEGLVNWVHDHLGEETPIHFSRYHPDFKMDLPGTPMESIEMAHEIAGRKLKYVYAGNIPFNPWNDTLCPSCRKTVIKREGMGVSSCSLSDGGACGFCGARVNVTGPCRRSW from the coding sequence ATGGTGATGATAAAAGCACGCTACGCTGAGGAAATCGAAGGGACGAGCGACGTACGGTGCCTCCTGTGTCCCCAGGCCTGCATTGTCAATGAGGGGAGAAGCGGCCGATGCAGGGTGCGCCTCAACAAGGAAGGAACCCTCTATTCCCTCATCGGGGACCGCTGCGCCTCAGTGAACCTCGATCCCATCGAGAAAAAGCCCCTTTATCATTTCCACCCCGGGTCGCGGATCCTGTCATTCGGGACCTTCGGCTGCAATTTCTCCTGTGAGTTCTGCCAGAACTGGACGCTGAGCCATCCCGACAAGAAATATCTCACCTGCGAGGGAATAGAGCGCGCAACCGACCTCGTCACCCCCGAAAGCGCTCTTGAAATAGCCCTCCGCACAAAGGACAAGGGGAACATCGGCATATCATTCACCTATAATGAGCCATCAATATGGTTTGAGTTTGTGCTTGAAACGTCAAGGCTGCTGAGAAGCCATGGCCTCAAGAGCGTGCTCGTCAGCAACGGCTCTCTCAACGAGGGACCCCTCGATGAGCTTCTCCCATACATTGACGCGGCAAACATAGATATCAAATCCATCAATCCCTCGTTCTACCGCAAATACTGCAAGGCCGAGCTGGAACCGGTGCTTGCATACTGCCGCAAAGCAAAGGATCACATGCTGCTGGAGATAACCAACCTGTTGATTACCTCCCTCAATGACTCAAGAGAAGATCTGGAGGGGCTTGTGAACTGGGTTCACGACCACCTCGGCGAGGAGACGCCCATCCATTTTTCCCGGTACCATCCCGACTTCAAGATGGATCTCCCGGGGACTCCCATGGAAAGCATAGAAATGGCTCATGAGATTGCAGGCCGAAAGCTTAAGTATGTCTATGCGGGCAATATCCCTTTCAATCCCTGGAACGACACCCTCTGTCCCTCCTGCCGGAAGACAGTGATCAAGCGAGAAGGGATGGGCGTATCATCCTGCTCCCTGTCGGACGGGGGGGCCTGCGGCTTCTGCGGCGCCAGGGTGAACGTGACGGGACCCTGCAGGAGGAGCTGGTAA